A portion of the Macaca mulatta isolate MMU2019108-1 chromosome 2, T2T-MMU8v2.0, whole genome shotgun sequence genome contains these proteins:
- the PTX3 gene encoding pentraxin-related protein PTX3 translates to MHLLAILFCALWSAVLAENSDDYDLMYVNLDNEIDNGLHPTEDPTPCDCRQEHSEWDKLFTMLENSQMREGMLLQATDDVLRGELQRLREELGRLAESLARPCEQGALAEAKLASALDELLQASRDAGRRLERLEGAETQRPEEAGRALAAMLEELRQTRADLHAVQGWAARTWLPAGCETAILFPMRSKKIFGSVHPVRPMRLESFSACIWVKATDVLNKTILFSYGTKRNPYEIQLYLSYQSIVFVVGGEENKLVAETMVSLGRWTHLCSTWNSEKGLTSLWVNGELVATTVEMATGHTVPEGGILQIGQEKNGCCVGGGFDETLAFSGRLTGFNIWDSVLSNEEIRETGGAESCHIRGNIVGWGVTEIQPHGGAQYVS, encoded by the exons ATGCATCTCCTTGCGATTCTGTTTTGTGCTCTCTGGTCTGCAGTGTTGGCCGAGAACTCGGATGATTATGATCTCATGTATGTGAATTTGGACAACGAAATAGACAATGGACTCCATCCCACTGAGGACC CCACGCCGTGCGACTGCCGTCAGGAACACTCCGAATGGGACAAGCTCTTCACCATGCTGGAGAACTCGCAGATGAGAGAGGGCATGCTGCTGCAAGCTACGGACGACGTCCTGCGGGGCGAGCTGCAGAGGCTGCGGGAGGAGCTGGGCCGGCTAGCGGAAAGCCTGGCGAGGCCATGCGAGCAGGGGGCTCTCGCGGAGGCCAAGCTGGCTAGTGCTCTGGACGAGCTGCTGCAGGCGAGCCGCGACGCGGGCCGCAGGCTGGAGCGCCTGGAGGGCGCGGAGACTCAGCGCCCAGAGGAGGCGGGGCGCGCCCTGGCCGCGATGCTGGAGGAGCTGCGGCAGACGCGAGCCGACCTGCACGCAGTGCAGGGCTGGGCGGCCCGGACCTGGCTGCCGGCAG GTTGTGAAACAGCTATTTTATTCCCAATGCGTTCCAAGAAGATTTTTGGAAGCGTGCATCCAGTGAGACCAATGAGGCTTGAATCTTTCAGTGCCTGCATTTGGGTCAAAGCCACAGATGTGTTAAACAAAACCATCCTGTTTTCCTATGGCACAAAGAGGAATCCATATGAAATCCAGCTGTATCTCAGCTACCAGTCCATAGTGTTTGTGGTGGGTGGAGAGGAGAACAAACTGGTTGCTGAAACCATGGTTTCCCTGGGAAGGTGGACCCACCTGTGCAGCACCTGGAATTCAGAGAAAGGGCTCACATCCTTGTGGGTAAATGGTGAGCTGGTGGCTACCACTGTTGAGATGGCCACAGGTCACACTGTTCCTGAGGGAGGAATCCTGCAGATTGGCCAAGAAAAGAATGGCTGCTGTGTGGGTGGTGGCTTTGATGAAACATTAGCCTTCTCTGGGAGACTCACAGGCTTCAATATCTGGGATAGTGTTCTTAGCAATGAAGAGATAAGAGAGACTGGAGGAGCAGAGTCTTGTCACATCCGGGGGAATATTGTTGGATGGGGAGTCACAGAGATCCAGCCACATGGAGGAGCTCAGTATGTTTCGTAA